From a region of the Paenibacillus sp. R14(2021) genome:
- the ytxJ gene encoding bacillithiol system redox-active protein YtxJ translates to MEWNEITTLNEWVEIFDKSTERGQLILKHSTTCPVSANALREFEDYLKSTPNQKIDYTLVKVLESRPVSNKIADELNVKHESPQMIFIKDKAKYWATSHWAITKEHMTAVLD, encoded by the coding sequence ATGGAATGGAATGAAATAACCACGCTAAATGAATGGGTAGAAATATTTGACAAATCTACAGAACGTGGACAGCTTATTTTAAAACATAGTACCACATGTCCGGTTAGCGCTAATGCGCTTCGTGAATTTGAAGATTATTTGAAAAGTACACCGAATCAAAAGATAGATTACACACTTGTCAAAGTGCTCGAATCACGTCCGGTGTCAAACAAGATTGCCGATGAATTAAATGTAAAACACGAATCCCCTCAAATGATTTTCATCAAGGATAAGGCCAAATACTGGGCTACTTCCCATTGGGCAATTACAAAAGAGCATATGACAGCAGTCCTAGATTAA
- a CDS encoding SDR family NAD(P)-dependent oxidoreductase — MANLTGKVAIVTGASKGIGAGIAKGLAEAGAAVVVNYSSSRQGAEHVVTEITKGGGRAIAVQGDMSKAADVERLFEETRNTLGTPNILVNNGGIFEFQPLEDVTEELFHRHFNINVLGPILTSQQALKHFPTEGGSIINIGTIASKNPVPTTMLYASSKGAVDTMTMALAKELGPRNIRVNTVAPGFTDTEGNAGFVASEAGRTLAAATPLGGRFGKPEDITPTVVFLASDEAAWLTGERISASGGMH; from the coding sequence ATGGCAAATTTAACAGGTAAAGTGGCAATAGTAACGGGTGCTTCGAAGGGGATCGGTGCTGGCATCGCAAAGGGATTGGCGGAGGCTGGTGCGGCCGTCGTTGTCAATTACTCCTCTAGCAGGCAGGGGGCGGAACATGTCGTAACTGAAATTACCAAAGGAGGAGGCCGAGCAATCGCGGTTCAGGGTGATATGTCCAAAGCGGCGGACGTCGAGCGGTTGTTCGAGGAGACTAGAAACACTCTTGGCACGCCGAATATCCTGGTCAACAACGGCGGCATCTTCGAATTCCAGCCATTAGAGGACGTGACGGAGGAGTTGTTCCATCGCCACTTTAACATTAACGTTCTTGGGCCGATACTGACCTCGCAGCAAGCGTTGAAACATTTCCCTACAGAAGGCGGAAGCATTATTAATATCGGCACGATCGCAAGTAAAAATCCTGTTCCAACTACCATGCTTTACGCGTCGAGTAAAGGCGCGGTAGATACGATGACGATGGCACTCGCGAAGGAACTCGGACCGCGTAACATCCGAGTCAATACCGTTGCTCCGGGCTTTACGGATACGGAAGGCAACGCCGGTTTCGTGGCCAGTGAGGCCGGAAGGACACTTGCTGCTGCTACCCCGCTGGGCGGCCGATTCGGAAAACCGGAAGATATAACCCCGACAGTAGTCTTTCTTGCCTCTGATGAAGCTGCATGGCTTACGGGTGAGAGAATCAGCGCATCCGGCGGCATGCATTAA
- a CDS encoding DinB family protein yields MNATIFDELGIIRAQTLLAMEGMTEELVNRFPDGFRNNIHWQLGHIYFVTEYMTLSQLNLPMNLPEGFVERFGSGKGPLDYPASLPNATFPELKSLLTEQLDRIRKQYPLDRLNESVDPINTSTGLSLVTPEQSLRYNMYHEGFHAGVLSTYKRILS; encoded by the coding sequence TTGAATGCTACGATTTTTGATGAATTAGGCATTATTAGAGCACAAACGTTGCTAGCAATGGAAGGCATGACTGAGGAACTCGTGAATCGTTTTCCCGATGGTTTTCGCAATAATATCCATTGGCAGCTTGGCCATATCTATTTCGTTACAGAGTATATGACGCTCTCGCAACTGAATCTTCCGATGAATCTGCCGGAAGGGTTTGTTGAACGGTTCGGATCCGGTAAGGGTCCGTTGGATTACCCTGCTTCGCTTCCTAACGCGACATTCCCAGAACTAAAATCTCTGCTTACGGAACAACTGGACAGAATCCGCAAACAATATCCATTAGACCGTTTGAACGAAAGTGTAGATCCTATTAATACGTCCACTGGACTCTCTCTGGTAACTCCGGAGCAATCGCTGCGTTACAATATGTACCACGAAGGATTTCATGCCGGTGTTCTCTCCACCTATAAAAGAATATTGTCCTAA
- a CDS encoding TetR/AcrR family transcriptional regulator: protein MRADAMKNYEHILAVANEVVTQHGTDASLRDIARRAGVGLGTLYRHFPTREALLEALLRTGFDELTATARELETASSSDDALVSWLRDVVTFTGSYQGVVAAMITAIEDTESALHASCVTLRMAGARLLARTQAEGLARTDINGDDLISLTTALAWLGDQPSSAPRAEHHFSIIVSAILTNRASG, encoded by the coding sequence ATGCGAGCCGATGCAATGAAAAACTATGAGCACATACTGGCAGTCGCGAACGAGGTTGTAACACAGCACGGTACCGATGCATCGCTGCGTGATATTGCCCGCAGAGCTGGCGTCGGGCTCGGCACATTGTATCGTCATTTCCCGACCCGAGAGGCGCTACTTGAAGCATTGCTACGTACAGGCTTCGACGAGCTAACGGCTACGGCACGTGAACTCGAAACTGCGAGTTCATCAGATGATGCACTTGTGTCGTGGCTGCGCGATGTCGTTACATTTACGGGCAGCTATCAAGGTGTTGTAGCAGCTATGATTACAGCCATCGAGGATACGGAGTCCGCACTCCATGCCTCGTGCGTCACGTTACGAATGGCAGGCGCTCGGCTTCTCGCTCGCACTCAGGCCGAGGGTCTAGCGCGTACTGACATAAATGGTGATGACTTGATCTCACTAACTACTGCGCTCGCGTGGCTCGGTGACCAGCCCTCGTCCGCGCCAAGAGCTGAGCATCACTTCAGTATTATAGTGAGCGCGATTTTGACAAATCGAGCGAGCGGTTGA
- a CDS encoding epoxide hydrolase N-terminal domain-containing protein — protein MKNLAHYWANDYDWRKFEAKLNALPMFVTNIDGEDIHFIHVRSKHENAMPIIIMHGWPDSIVEKLKLIDSH, from the coding sequence ATGAAGAACCTAGCCCATTATTGGGCAAACGATTACGACTGGCGTAAATTTGAGGCTAAGTTGAACGCTCTGCCGATGTTCGTCACCAATATCGATGGGGAGGACATTCACTTCATTCATGTCCGATCGAAGCATGAGAACGCGATGCCAATCATCATTATGCACGGATGGCCAGACTCGATTGTCGAAAAGCTGAAGCTTATCGACTCCCACTGA
- a CDS encoding spore germination protein encodes MMEGSTVPKLSVTEPMQEQIRNRMKGAPDFVIRQFPLRGSSAFTCLYLSSIVESALVDEFVIKPILAAVPIEKQEEYDLDDLGWFHRHIPFVQNTEWSDADEGICLLLEGQCLLIPTVDRFLSFDVKRSDYRSVTEPQSEATVRGPREGFVEDIGRNVALIRKRLKSEHLVFEQMIIGTKTKTKVYLTYLPDIASNGVVYEFRRRLQAIQADSILESSYLEDWIQDKTLSPFPQLIGTERPDAVTGKLLEGQVALLTDGTPIALIGPVTFFQLFSSPEDYYQRPDIATLTRWLRFFAFMLSIFIPPLYIAVVTFHQELLPTLLLINLAAQREAVPFPAFLEAMIMMVTFEILREASLRMPRIAGQSISIVGALVLGMTTVEAGLVSAAMVIVVSITAISNFVSPIYGFGNAQRVLQFVFMFLAGFMGLYGILCGTLFVLVHLVSLSSFGVKYMSPLAPLLVSDFKDTILRVPRFWLNQKPQMFSRKK; translated from the coding sequence ATGATGGAGGGTTCAACAGTGCCTAAACTTTCCGTTACCGAGCCGATGCAGGAGCAAATCCGAAATCGTATGAAGGGGGCCCCTGACTTCGTCATTCGGCAGTTCCCTCTTCGTGGATCTTCGGCTTTCACCTGCCTCTATCTATCCTCGATTGTGGAATCGGCTCTCGTAGATGAATTTGTAATCAAACCCATTCTTGCCGCCGTACCAATCGAAAAGCAAGAGGAGTACGATCTGGACGACCTGGGCTGGTTTCACCGCCACATCCCCTTCGTCCAAAACACGGAATGGTCAGATGCCGATGAAGGCATCTGTCTGCTGCTGGAGGGCCAGTGCTTGCTGATTCCAACCGTTGACCGTTTCTTAAGCTTTGACGTCAAACGCAGTGACTATCGCAGTGTAACTGAGCCTCAATCGGAAGCCACAGTACGCGGACCACGAGAAGGTTTCGTCGAAGACATCGGTCGGAACGTAGCTCTTATCCGTAAACGTCTCAAAAGTGAACATTTAGTTTTTGAACAGATGATCATCGGAACTAAGACGAAGACCAAAGTGTATTTGACCTATCTGCCCGACATAGCCTCCAATGGCGTCGTATATGAATTTCGTCGTCGGCTGCAGGCCATTCAAGCCGACAGCATTCTGGAAAGCTCTTATCTTGAAGATTGGATCCAGGACAAGACGTTATCACCATTCCCTCAACTCATCGGGACAGAACGACCGGACGCGGTGACAGGCAAACTGTTGGAAGGGCAAGTAGCTCTTCTTACCGACGGCACTCCGATTGCATTGATTGGTCCAGTGACATTTTTCCAACTTTTCTCTTCACCAGAAGATTACTACCAGAGGCCGGATATAGCCACACTTACACGATGGTTGCGATTTTTCGCGTTCATGCTCTCGATCTTCATCCCTCCTTTATACATTGCGGTGGTCACATTCCACCAAGAGCTACTACCGACTTTGCTCTTGATCAACCTGGCCGCGCAGCGGGAAGCTGTGCCTTTTCCAGCATTCCTGGAAGCGATGATCATGATGGTCACGTTCGAGATTTTACGTGAAGCCAGTTTACGAATGCCTCGAATTGCCGGTCAATCGATCTCGATCGTCGGTGCTCTTGTACTTGGCATGACCACAGTCGAAGCGGGACTCGTCTCCGCGGCCATGGTCATTGTCGTTTCGATTACGGCCATCTCCAATTTTGTGTCTCCAATATACGGCTTTGGCAATGCTCAGCGGGTCCTCCAGTTCGTATTTATGTTCCTTGCGGGCTTTATGGGGTTATACGGTATTCTGTGCGGAACATTGTTTGTTTTGGTTCATCTAGTTTCATTGAGTTCCTTCGGTGTGAAGTATATGTCTCCCCTTGCGCCTTTGCTGGTGTCAGACTTTAAAGACACTATTCTACGTGTTCCTCGGTTCTGGTTGAATCAAAAACCTCAGATGTTTTCTAGGAAAAAATAG